In Cololabis saira isolate AMF1-May2022 chromosome 10, fColSai1.1, whole genome shotgun sequence, a single window of DNA contains:
- the tm6sf2a gene encoding transmembrane 6 superfamily member 2 — protein sequence MRPPVEVSVFLLSLLAPGVLFTMNNIPTFQEPLPILGMGMVILGSVILLLQLAVQHKTKVDPLFYVFAEFSFTCMLGLTNALEQDGFVSGFMDFYVKMGEPHLSTAYAVMMSYWEGVVHLILFLTIIHRMFAGKCYRSLSLLWAGSSIAHQVVFIPGVVIGKYGSNIRPAFWRNVPFFVVPFWAASVLFSRPRDMPVITADKIAAEQRKSLLSRPVDLLLSLLLLGAMAFSVFRGFVVLDCPLDSCFTYIYQYEPYLKDPVGFPRVMMLVYLFYAVPLLTALIYGLRMPGCGWMLDWTIFFAGAMAQTQWCHIGASLHSRTPFTYRVPADKRLPVITLNVLLAVLPALLALRCHISPAYFMKAVPEGQTADNKKKN from the exons ATGAGGCCGCCGGTGGAAGTCAGCGTGTTTCTGCTGTCTCTGTTGGCCCCCGGAGTTTTGTTCACAATGAACAACATCCCCACGTTTCAGGA ACCTCTTCCCATTCTGGGCATGGGAATGGTCATCTTGGGGTCTGttatcctcctcctccaactgGCGGTACAGCACAAGACCAAAGTGGACCCTTTATTCTACG TGTTTGCTGAGTTCTccttcacctgcatgctgggcTTGACCAATGCCTTGGAGCAGGATGGGTTCGTCTCTGGATTCATGGATTTCTACGTAAAGATG GGCGAGCCTCATCTCAGCACCGCCTATGCTGTGATGATGTCTTATTGGGAAGGTGTTGTGCACTTGATCCTCTTCCTCACGATCATCCACCGCATGTTTGCAGG GAAGTGCTACCGAAGTCTGAGCCTGCTGTGGGCAGGCTCGTCCATCGCCCATCAGGTTGTCTTCATTCCAGGAGTGGTCATTG GTAAATATGGGTCCAACATTCGCCCAGCCTTTTGGAGGAACGTCCCTTTCTTCGTGGTGCCTTTCTGGGCGGCGTCCGTGCTCTTCAGCAGGCCGAGGGACATGCCGGTCATCACGGCAGACAAG ATTGCTGCAGAGCAGAGGAAGAGTTTGCTGTCTCGGCCCGTGGATCTGCTCCTGTCTCTCCTGCTACTGGGAGCCATGGCCTTCTCCGTCTTCAGAGGCTTC GTAGTGCTGGACTGTCCTCTGGACTCCTGTTTCACCTACATCTACCAGTATGAGCCGTATCTCAAAGACCCGGTTGGCTTTCCCAGGGTTATG ATGCTGGTGTATTTGTTCTACGCCGTGCCCCTGCTCACTGCCCTCATCTATGGTCTGAGGATGCCAGGATGCGGCTGGATGCTGGACTGGACCATATTTTTTGCTGGAGCAATGGCTCAG ACCCAGTGGTGCCACATTGGAGCATCTCTGCACTCCCGCACTCCGTTCACGTACCGAGTCCCAGCAGACAAACGGTTGCCCGTTATCACGCTGAATGTGCTGCTCGCCGTTTTGCCGGCTCTCCTGGCCTTGCGCTGCCACATCAGCCCCGCTTATTTTATGAAAGCTGTTCCCGAGGGGCAGACCgctgacaacaagaaaaaaaactag
- the LOC133451938 gene encoding uncharacterized protein LOC133451938 — MSDPTTEVPVVGFLNNLHIRYKDEEGTVLYESYIPPSRDAIHLPTYILYLLIAVSVLFGVLYAIIGHLIKDLLHDIADWLLGEQPEEVVVNYCEAKDKFMVDWSPETSPELEAMALAEENKICLLDRDFMKAPAIWIISTEPRRGSKSGPRVVFGKTT, encoded by the exons ATGAGCGACCCGACCACGGAGGTGCCTGTAGTGgggtttttaaataatttacatATCCGTTACAAGGACGAGGAAGGAACCGTGCTGTATGAGTCCTACATCCCTCCCTCCCGGGACGCCATCCACCTGCCCACCTACATCCTCTACCTGCTCATAGCCGTCTCCGTCCTCTTCGGGGTTCTCTATGCCATCATCGGCCACCTCATCAAAGACCTCCTCCATGATATTGCAG ACTGGCTGCTGGGGGAGCAGCCCGAGGAGGTGGTGGTGAACTACTGCGAGGCCAAGGACAAGTTCATGGTGGACTGGTCCCCAGAAACCTCCCCTGAGCTGGAGGCCATGGCCCTGGCGGAGGAGAACAAGATATGCCTACTTGACAGGGACTTTATGAAAGCTCCTGCTATCTGGATCATCTCCACGGAGCCTCGGCGGGGTTCCAAGTCGGGACCCCGCGTGGTTTTTGGGAAGACGACTTAG